A single window of Rudaeicoccus suwonensis DNA harbors:
- a CDS encoding DUF6104 family protein, which yields MYFTDRGLEELAARRGDEEVSFQWLADQLQTFVDLNPDFEVPVERLATWLARLDDEDE from the coding sequence ATGTATTTCACGGACCGAGGCCTGGAGGAGTTGGCCGCGCGACGCGGTGATGAGGAGGTCAGCTTCCAGTGGCTGGCCGACCAGTTGCAGACCTTCGTCGATCTCAACCCCGACTTCGAGGTGCCGGTGGAGCGACTCGCGACCTGGCTTGCCCGGCTGGACGACGAGGATGAGTGA
- a CDS encoding GDSL-type esterase/lipase family protein: MTHVSYSHDGTEPDFNPSANFQVAEGERRVGVCFVGDSYVAGLGDPKALGWVSRVVARTPHAGVDLATYNLGVRGQSSTDVLGRWQRECEVRWTSCNERRLVVSFGLSDIAQGMTTARSRLNLANILDDASSSAIATFVVGPAPTIDAETNERLQVLVDAQADVCARRGVTYVDCFRPLLGHDQWHSDLAAGDGMHPGQAGYGLIAWLVLHAGWQHWLQLDN; the protein is encoded by the coding sequence ATGACCCACGTGAGTTATTCGCACGACGGCACTGAGCCCGATTTCAACCCGAGCGCCAACTTCCAGGTCGCCGAGGGCGAGCGCCGCGTCGGCGTGTGCTTCGTGGGTGACTCTTACGTCGCCGGTCTGGGTGACCCCAAGGCCCTCGGCTGGGTGTCACGGGTGGTCGCTCGCACGCCACACGCCGGCGTCGACCTCGCGACCTACAACCTCGGAGTCCGCGGTCAGAGTTCGACCGACGTGCTCGGCCGTTGGCAGCGCGAGTGCGAGGTTCGGTGGACGTCCTGCAACGAGCGCCGTCTGGTGGTGTCCTTCGGCCTGAGCGACATCGCACAGGGCATGACGACCGCTCGCTCCCGGCTCAACCTCGCCAACATCCTCGACGACGCCTCGAGTTCGGCGATCGCGACCTTCGTCGTGGGACCTGCGCCCACCATCGACGCCGAGACCAACGAGCGACTGCAGGTGCTGGTCGATGCCCAGGCCGATGTCTGCGCCCGGCGCGGTGTGACCTATGTCGACTGCTTCCGCCCGCTGCTCGGCCACGATCAGTGGCACTCCGATCTGGCCGCCGGCGACGGCATGCACCCGGGCCAGGCGGGCTACGGGCTCATCGCCTGGCTGGTGCTGCATGCCGGCTGGCAGCACTGGTTGCAGCTCGACAACTGA